A single Magnetococcales bacterium DNA region contains:
- the lepA gene encoding elongation factor 4 — protein sequence MPNSSPLEHIRNFSIIAHIDHGKSTLADRLLEATGALTKREMTEQVLDSMDLERERGITIKAHYVRLNYQASDGVDYILNLIDTPGHVDFTYEVSRSLAACEGALLVVDAAQGVEAQTLANVYLALDHDLEIIPILNKIDLPSANAEQVRKQIEEMVGLDASEAIPTSAKTGAGIHEILEAIVQKIPPPRGDRQGILKALIIDSWYDNYLGVVCLVRVMDGTLTVGQKIRLMSNGREVQVDRLTLAMPAMTDCQALGAGEVGCVMASIKVVADAKVGDTITDARRPATTRLEGFKEVKPMVFAGLYPVDSGDYENLKGALDKLSLNDSAFDYEPETSPALGFGYRCGFLGMLHMEIVQERLDREFNLDLVTTAPTVVYKILMTDGTLREIHNPSDLPPTVRIREIQEPYIHASIMAPAEYMGGIMKLCNERRGTQKNLTYATETRALLEYDLPLNEVVLDFFDRLKSISRGYASLDYEVREFRPADLVKLDILINGEPVDALSIIVHRANSFHRGRELAKRMKDVIHRQMFEVSVQAAIGAKIIARETVKALRKNVTAKCYGGDITRKRKLLERQKAGKKRMKQIGKVEIPQEAFLAVLQVE from the coding sequence ATCCCGAATTCGAGTCCCTTGGAACATATAAGAAATTTTTCTATCATCGCCCATATCGACCATGGCAAAAGCACCCTGGCGGACCGTCTTCTCGAAGCCACAGGTGCGCTGACAAAGCGCGAAATGACCGAACAGGTCCTGGACAGCATGGACCTGGAGCGGGAACGGGGCATCACCATCAAGGCCCATTATGTCCGGCTCAACTATCAGGCCAGTGATGGCGTGGACTATATCCTCAATCTGATCGATACCCCCGGGCATGTCGATTTTACCTATGAGGTCTCCCGCTCCCTGGCTGCCTGTGAAGGTGCCCTGCTCGTCGTGGATGCCGCCCAGGGGGTCGAAGCCCAAACCCTCGCCAATGTCTACCTGGCCCTGGATCATGACCTGGAAATCATCCCGATCCTGAACAAGATCGACCTCCCCTCAGCCAATGCGGAACAGGTGCGCAAACAAATCGAGGAGATGGTCGGCCTGGATGCCAGTGAAGCAATCCCGACCTCCGCCAAAACCGGTGCCGGCATCCATGAAATCCTTGAAGCCATCGTCCAAAAAATTCCCCCACCCCGTGGCGACCGGCAAGGCATCCTGAAGGCCCTCATCATCGACTCCTGGTATGACAATTATCTGGGCGTGGTGTGTCTGGTCCGGGTCATGGATGGAACACTGACAGTCGGCCAGAAGATTCGCCTGATGAGCAACGGGCGCGAAGTCCAGGTGGATCGTCTCACCCTGGCCATGCCCGCCATGACCGACTGCCAGGCTTTGGGAGCCGGTGAAGTGGGATGCGTCATGGCGAGCATCAAGGTGGTGGCCGATGCCAAAGTCGGCGATACGATCACCGATGCCCGCCGTCCCGCCACAACCCGCCTGGAGGGTTTCAAGGAAGTCAAACCCATGGTCTTTGCCGGACTCTACCCGGTGGATTCCGGCGACTATGAAAATCTCAAAGGTGCCCTGGACAAGCTCTCCCTGAACGACTCCGCCTTCGACTACGAACCCGAAACCTCCCCTGCCCTGGGATTTGGCTATCGGTGCGGATTTCTGGGCATGTTGCACATGGAGATTGTCCAGGAACGCCTGGATCGCGAGTTCAATCTCGATCTGGTCACCACGGCCCCCACCGTGGTCTATAAAATTCTCATGACCGACGGCACCCTGCGCGAAATTCATAACCCTTCCGATCTCCCCCCGACGGTCAGGATTCGCGAAATTCAGGAACCGTATATCCATGCCTCCATCATGGCACCGGCAGAATACATGGGCGGCATCATGAAACTGTGCAACGAACGCCGGGGAACCCAAAAAAATCTGACCTACGCCACGGAAACCCGTGCCCTGCTCGAATACGATCTGCCCTTGAACGAAGTCGTTCTCGACTTTTTCGACCGGTTGAAATCCATTTCACGCGGTTATGCCTCCCTGGACTATGAAGTGCGTGAATTCCGTCCGGCGGATCTGGTCAAACTCGACATTTTGATCAACGGCGAACCCGTGGATGCCTTGTCGATCATCGTCCATCGTGCCAACAGTTTTCATCGGGGCCGCGAGCTGGCCAAACGGATGAAGGATGTCATCCATCGGCAAATGTTCGAGGTCTCTGTCCAGGCCGCCATCGGTGCCAAAATCATTGCGCGGGAGACCGTCAAGGCCCTGCGCAAAAATGTCACCGCCAAATGTTACGGCGGCGACATCACCCGCAAACGCAAACTCCTGGAAAGACAAAAAGCCGGCAAAAAACGCATGAAACAAATCGGCAAAGTGGAAATTCCCCAGGAGGCATTCCTGGCCGTGTTGCAGGTGGAGTGA
- the lepB gene encoding signal peptidase I: MNSKGITKRHLQHGIAFLLAGVFMFGSYMVIGIDSLEDRMGPGPVAGLAMVAFGIFLLIPGQRLLDQPSWFREYYDAIVLAVGIALFVRTFIIEPFKIPSGSMIPTLLVGDYLFVNKLSYGHRVPFTKERVLFGKGPQRGDIAVFEYPREPSKDYIKRIIGLPGDRIVYDHKRLYVNGKPVPYDTVGPYSYQNERSYEIDAERRMEKLKNPAYSVLVQAQMDFIDKRTDEVVPAGHYFVMGDNRDNSNDSRIWGFVPSYRLVGKAVALFWSWDAHASSPRWKRVASAVE; encoded by the coding sequence ATGAACAGCAAGGGAATTACCAAACGGCATCTTCAGCATGGCATCGCCTTCCTCCTGGCGGGCGTTTTCATGTTTGGCAGCTACATGGTCATCGGCATCGATTCCCTTGAAGATCGTATGGGACCAGGTCCGGTGGCCGGTCTGGCCATGGTGGCCTTTGGTATCTTCCTGCTCATTCCCGGTCAACGGCTCCTGGATCAACCCTCCTGGTTTCGTGAATACTACGATGCCATTGTCCTGGCCGTCGGCATTGCCCTTTTCGTGCGGACGTTCATCATCGAACCGTTCAAGATTCCTTCCGGTTCCATGATCCCCACCCTGCTGGTTGGCGATTATCTCTTTGTCAACAAGCTCTCCTATGGACATCGCGTCCCGTTTACCAAAGAGCGGGTCTTGTTTGGCAAGGGTCCGCAACGCGGCGACATTGCCGTCTTCGAATATCCCCGGGAACCCAGCAAGGATTATATCAAACGCATCATCGGACTGCCGGGCGACCGGATCGTTTACGACCATAAACGACTCTACGTCAACGGCAAGCCCGTCCCCTACGACACTGTCGGACCCTACAGCTATCAAAACGAGCGCAGTTACGAAATCGACGCCGAACGCCGCATGGAAAAGTTGAAAAATCCTGCGTACAGCGTGCTGGTGCAGGCGCAGATGGATTTTATCGACAAGCGCACGGATGAGGTTGTCCCGGCTGGTCACTATTTTGTCATGGGCGACAATCGCGACAACAGCAACGACTCACGCATCTGGGGTTTTGTGCCCAGTTATCGTCTGGTGGGCAAGGCGGTGGCACTCTTCTGGTCCTGGGATGCTCATGCGTCATCCCCACGCTGGAAACGGGTGGCCAGTGCCGTGGAGTGA
- the rnc gene encoding ribonuclease III, with protein MRHPHAGNGWPVPWSEPLHLDTLQNNIGYHFQNQELLQQALRHRSSPPPLPREGDAASAVGAQWHNERLEFLGDAVLNLLVSDLLFTRFPHLAEGALSRWRSTLVNIDSLSDLARLIDLGSCLQMGHGEALSGGRQKNSILGDAMEALLGAIYLDGGHGAVQQVVRQMFAGAVAAIQPEQPGKDFKSLLQEKLQSLGRPLPLYRVVQAEGAPHQRIFTVECVAEGLPTGRGQGQTKRTAEREAARMLLDLWEPEFLNV; from the coding sequence ATGCGTCATCCCCACGCTGGAAACGGGTGGCCAGTGCCGTGGAGTGAACCCTTGCACCTCGACACCCTGCAAAACAACATCGGCTACCATTTCCAGAACCAGGAACTTTTGCAGCAGGCTTTGCGCCATCGATCCAGCCCCCCACCCCTGCCTCGGGAAGGGGATGCTGCGTCAGCCGTCGGTGCCCAATGGCACAACGAACGGCTCGAATTTCTGGGCGATGCGGTCCTGAACCTGCTTGTTTCGGATCTGCTTTTTACCCGGTTTCCCCATCTCGCCGAAGGGGCGCTCTCGCGCTGGCGTTCCACGCTTGTCAATATCGATTCCTTGAGTGATCTGGCGCGTCTGATCGACCTGGGCAGTTGCCTGCAAATGGGCCACGGCGAAGCCTTGAGTGGTGGACGCCAAAAAAATTCCATCCTCGGCGACGCCATGGAGGCCTTGCTGGGGGCCATTTATCTCGATGGGGGTCATGGTGCCGTCCAGCAGGTGGTCAGGCAGATGTTTGCCGGTGCCGTGGCCGCCATTCAGCCCGAACAACCCGGCAAGGATTTCAAATCCCTCCTGCAAGAAAAATTGCAAAGTCTGGGACGCCCCCTCCCCCTCTACCGGGTGGTCCAAGCGGAAGGTGCCCCCCATCAGCGCATTTTCACCGTTGAATGTGTAGCCGAAGGGTTGCCCACCGGTCGCGGCCAGGGCCAGACCAAACGCACCGCCGAACGCGAAGCCGCCCGCATGCTGCTTGATCTTTGGGAACCGGAATTTTTGAATGTATGA
- a CDS encoding DUF2283 domain-containing protein: protein MKVTYDPEVDVLRILFSNTPVEESDEEKPGVIMDYDKKGNLVGMEILEASKRMDDPKSVEYAVA, encoded by the coding sequence ATGAAAGTGACCTATGACCCGGAAGTCGATGTTCTTCGCATCCTCTTCTCGAATACACCTGTCGAAGAGAGCGACGAAGAAAAACCCGGCGTCATCATGGACTACGACAAGAAAGGGAACCTGGTCGGCATGGAGATTCTGGAGGCCAGCAAACGCATGGACGATCCAAAATCGGTGGAATACGCCGTCGCGTGA
- a CDS encoding DUF4258 domain-containing protein — protein sequence MNHRLSRHVTREMAMRGIGPEIVEEVLCHPQQVVAERDDLIACQSQVRFEDGRLFLVRVIVNPLADPAVVVTVYRTSKIEKYWRTP from the coding sequence TTGAACCATCGCCTTTCGCGCCACGTCACCCGGGAGATGGCAATGCGTGGCATTGGCCCGGAGATCGTGGAGGAGGTTCTGTGCCACCCGCAGCAGGTCGTCGCGGAACGGGACGACCTGATTGCCTGTCAGTCGCAGGTGCGTTTCGAGGATGGCCGCTTGTTTCTGGTCCGGGTCATCGTGAACCCACTGGCTGATCCCGCAGTGGTTGTCACGGTCTATCGCACCAGCAAGATCGAGAAGTACTGGAGAACACCATGA